In a single window of the Canis lupus familiaris isolate Mischka breed German Shepherd chromosome 2, alternate assembly UU_Cfam_GSD_1.0, whole genome shotgun sequence genome:
- the LOC119875866 gene encoding uncharacterized protein LOC119875866 isoform X3 has product MSSTQVMGQECEEENLCSTSLRNGIVPCTAKRGQRGLEEEELTMVQAIGVPNMLEQPPASVEHSASALEQHPESHQEATPATIVERTEASGPELIKPVKATAAGCLTQSELLAAESKPMHEAVTSLIQHPNKEDLPATLATLEVDHVPAHAIGFPHMLQQPPVSGDQLASAPEQDPKPPQEPTAAPTTGPAEASGPE; this is encoded by the exons ATG AGCTCCACACAGGTGATGGGGCAGGAGTGCGAGGAAGAGAACCTCTGCTCCACCTCCTTGAGGAACGGGATAGTGCCCTGCACAGCTAAAAGAGGCCAGCGCGGACTCGAG GAGGAAGAGCTCACCATGGTGCAGGCTATCGGGGTTCCCAACATGCTGGAGCAGCCACCTGCTTCAGTGGAGCACTCAGCTTCGGCCCTTGAGCAACACCCTGAATCACATCAAGAAGCCACCCCAGCTACTATTGTGGAGCGTACTGAAGCTTCAGGTCCTGAGTTGATCAAGCCAGTCAAGGCTACTGCAGCTGGGTGCTTGACCCAATCCGAGCTGCTAGCTGCTGAGTCCAAGCCAATGCATGAGGCAGTCACATCTCTGATTCAGCATCCCAACAAGGAGGACCTACCTGCAACCTTGGCCACCCTGGAGGTAGATCACGTCCCGGCGCATGCAATCGGGTTCCCTCACATGCTGCAGCAGCCACCTGTCTCAGGGGACCAACTAGCTTCCGCTCCTGAGCAAGATCCCAAACCACCTCAAGAGCCCACCGCAGCTCCTACCACGGGGCCTGCTGAAGCTTCAGGGCCAGAATGA
- the LOC119875866 gene encoding uncharacterized protein LOC119875866 isoform X1: MSSTQVMGQECEEENLCSTSLRNGIVPCTAKRGQRGLELSAPLATQEEELTMVQAIGVPNMLEQPPASVEHSASALEQHPESHQEATPATIVERTEASGPELIKPVKATAAGCLTQSELLAAESKPMHEAVTSLIQHPNKEDLPATLATLEVDHVPAHAIGFPHMLQQPPVSGDQLASAPEQDPKPPQEPTAAPTTGPAEASGPE, translated from the exons ATG AGCTCCACACAGGTGATGGGGCAGGAGTGCGAGGAAGAGAACCTCTGCTCCACCTCCTTGAGGAACGGGATAGTGCCCTGCACAGCTAAAAGAGGCCAGCGCGGACTCGAG CTATCTGCACCCTTGGCAACCCAGGAGGAAGAGCTCACCATGGTGCAGGCTATCGGGGTTCCCAACATGCTGGAGCAGCCACCTGCTTCAGTGGAGCACTCAGCTTCGGCCCTTGAGCAACACCCTGAATCACATCAAGAAGCCACCCCAGCTACTATTGTGGAGCGTACTGAAGCTTCAGGTCCTGAGTTGATCAAGCCAGTCAAGGCTACTGCAGCTGGGTGCTTGACCCAATCCGAGCTGCTAGCTGCTGAGTCCAAGCCAATGCATGAGGCAGTCACATCTCTGATTCAGCATCCCAACAAGGAGGACCTACCTGCAACCTTGGCCACCCTGGAGGTAGATCACGTCCCGGCGCATGCAATCGGGTTCCCTCACATGCTGCAGCAGCCACCTGTCTCAGGGGACCAACTAGCTTCCGCTCCTGAGCAAGATCCCAAACCACCTCAAGAGCCCACCGCAGCTCCTACCACGGGGCCTGCTGAAGCTTCAGGGCCAGAATGA
- the LOC119875866 gene encoding uncharacterized protein LOC119875866 isoform X4 gives MGQECEEENLCSTSLRNGIVPCTAKRGQRGLEEEELTMVQAIGVPNMLEQPPASVEHSASALEQHPESHQEATPATIVERTEASGPELIKPVKATAAGCLTQSELLAAESKPMHEAVTSLIQHPNKEDLPATLATLEVDHVPAHAIGFPHMLQQPPVSGDQLASAPEQDPKPPQEPTAAPTTGPAEASGPE, from the exons ATGGGGCAGGAGTGCGAGGAAGAGAACCTCTGCTCCACCTCCTTGAGGAACGGGATAGTGCCCTGCACAGCTAAAAGAGGCCAGCGCGGACTCGAG GAGGAAGAGCTCACCATGGTGCAGGCTATCGGGGTTCCCAACATGCTGGAGCAGCCACCTGCTTCAGTGGAGCACTCAGCTTCGGCCCTTGAGCAACACCCTGAATCACATCAAGAAGCCACCCCAGCTACTATTGTGGAGCGTACTGAAGCTTCAGGTCCTGAGTTGATCAAGCCAGTCAAGGCTACTGCAGCTGGGTGCTTGACCCAATCCGAGCTGCTAGCTGCTGAGTCCAAGCCAATGCATGAGGCAGTCACATCTCTGATTCAGCATCCCAACAAGGAGGACCTACCTGCAACCTTGGCCACCCTGGAGGTAGATCACGTCCCGGCGCATGCAATCGGGTTCCCTCACATGCTGCAGCAGCCACCTGTCTCAGGGGACCAACTAGCTTCCGCTCCTGAGCAAGATCCCAAACCACCTCAAGAGCCCACCGCAGCTCCTACCACGGGGCCTGCTGAAGCTTCAGGGCCAGAATGA
- the LOC119875866 gene encoding uncharacterized protein LOC119875866 isoform X2, giving the protein MGQECEEENLCSTSLRNGIVPCTAKRGQRGLELSAPLATQEEELTMVQAIGVPNMLEQPPASVEHSASALEQHPESHQEATPATIVERTEASGPELIKPVKATAAGCLTQSELLAAESKPMHEAVTSLIQHPNKEDLPATLATLEVDHVPAHAIGFPHMLQQPPVSGDQLASAPEQDPKPPQEPTAAPTTGPAEASGPE; this is encoded by the exons ATGGGGCAGGAGTGCGAGGAAGAGAACCTCTGCTCCACCTCCTTGAGGAACGGGATAGTGCCCTGCACAGCTAAAAGAGGCCAGCGCGGACTCGAG CTATCTGCACCCTTGGCAACCCAGGAGGAAGAGCTCACCATGGTGCAGGCTATCGGGGTTCCCAACATGCTGGAGCAGCCACCTGCTTCAGTGGAGCACTCAGCTTCGGCCCTTGAGCAACACCCTGAATCACATCAAGAAGCCACCCCAGCTACTATTGTGGAGCGTACTGAAGCTTCAGGTCCTGAGTTGATCAAGCCAGTCAAGGCTACTGCAGCTGGGTGCTTGACCCAATCCGAGCTGCTAGCTGCTGAGTCCAAGCCAATGCATGAGGCAGTCACATCTCTGATTCAGCATCCCAACAAGGAGGACCTACCTGCAACCTTGGCCACCCTGGAGGTAGATCACGTCCCGGCGCATGCAATCGGGTTCCCTCACATGCTGCAGCAGCCACCTGTCTCAGGGGACCAACTAGCTTCCGCTCCTGAGCAAGATCCCAAACCACCTCAAGAGCCCACCGCAGCTCCTACCACGGGGCCTGCTGAAGCTTCAGGGCCAGAATGA